The segment catattcctccctgcacaccctgcagcatgtgtaactcataagtgttctgtattttaaagggacagtctaggccaaaataaactttcatgattcagatagagcatgtaattttaaacaattttccaatttacttttatcaccaattttgctttgttctcttggtattcttaattgaaagcttaacctaggaggttcatatgctaatttcttagaccttgaaggccacctcttttcagaatgcattttaacagtttttcaccactagagggtgttagttcacgtatttcatataaataacactgtgcacgtgaagttatctgggagcaggcactgattggctaaactgcaagtctgtcaacagaactgaaataaggggcagtttgcagaggcttagatacaagataatcacagaggttaaaagtatattattataactgtgttagttatgcaaaactgaggaatgggtaataaagggattagctatcttttaaaacaataaaaattctggtgtagactgtccctttaagggacgggTAGCAACCCTACTCCCAGTGGATGATAgaggagataaggtaatacaatgtaaattttccattgttctctacaagtattggtgattggtttatggacagatataagataaagaagcaggtatatgtacacaatgtgataaagtaatgagatctgataatacctacaagctcagcccattttattaggttgtggcttcagaacacaaaaccagctacttcatatacacaaatatgccTTAAAAAGCTAATCTCATTATCTGGTAGTGTCAGATTACATCTACACCACAGCTAGTCATGGATCAATAGTGAGAGAAATAAACACAAGTTTTAATTACTGTTctatttacatttaaatatgttaatttgtgcattttctatgttatcaatgttttgataagtttataACTGCAATGTGAAGGAAGACGTTTAATTCTAAAGCTTGAAATGTTACTGTATTGAGAAAAAAAGATGTACAAAGATGTATGATatatgataataaaagcaatttcaacaaaaagcaaatctcatacattttgtactctgcagttgttaaaaaaaaaagtaattggaaacacaagggaaaaactattttatagtatactgtccctttaaggttgtcttGTGACAATAGGTGACATGAGCTTTGTTCTTGCAGAGTGAACAAAAGGAGTTACATGAATAGAATTTTgatgtaaccttaaagggatataaaaaaaaaacttattttttttctttcatgattcagataggacaataTAATTTGATGTCCCTGAAATAAAGTGTATTTAAACATTTGTTGTTCTCCTCACTCATAtgagtatttaaccctttaaggacacagctttcagtttgctcaattgttttatgacggaaaaattccgtcatatgtccttaagaggttaaagggacattaaacactaaataaatgttaggtagaatggtgcattcaaagaaaagattagtatgagactaacatgtagatgtattttttaaagtttctttagctgtttaaatattgacaaaatgtgtaaagttttagtgtctataaaacaatgggagctgccatattgtaacttattttaccttttctgctgtggctaattagggacagttataaataagtcactagagtgtgcagccaatggctgtgtggaatataacagtgttctgcacttccatttctaaccggtactgaaatgctcacaatttcataatgggattaaaggaaaagggggcaacataaataatgacagtatattgcagaggattttaatatatacaatttataattttatattactatctcaaagtgtttaatgttcctttaaacctgTATTGGTGCAATAAATCTTTTTCGTTATAGCCAAGGGTATAAAAGTCATATCATCTCCCCCTATTACCACAGCAAAATAATGCACAACCAATCAGAGTACAAGAATACGGTTTTACCTGCAAGTGCTAAGTGTCCTGATACCCTTCATTTTACCACCATTGTCTTACCTGGGTCAATGTCATTGGCCAGAACATAAGAGGCTCCACCCATTGCAGCAGCAATAGCTGTAGCGCCACAACCGCTCCCAAGATCTAGCACATCTCTTTTTCTTACAACCTCAGGATTATCCAGAAGATACCTAAAGAATAAAGTTGTTTCTAATCACCAGCAGGGCTATAAATCAGACTCtgatacaaaaaaatacagttttacatatattttagggTAAAAGTGCTATTTtcttttagacaattttatttttaaacaaatttccatgttTACTGTGTTTATAACAAACACTATAATTTACCATAACTAAAAATCAAGTGGACTTTAAGTGATCAAACAtgtaaaaaaggtgctaaactcaccctttctgtgccattgcACAGCGAAAAACTCAGCGACTCCGGCCGTCTGCGGCACATCGATCCCCTTCAAAGAGGGGatgtttgcacctctgaaccaatagccatgcgtgtcAGCTGACAGGGTTCTGTatacacgcacggctattggtttagaggtgcaagcagCACCTCATTGGcagaagagcgctgtgccgtgggcagcCGCAGCCACTAAGTTTAGTGCTGTgcaatggcacagaaagggtgagtttagcacctatTTGTTAATAactgatgacttaaagggacagtctagtccaaaataaaactttcattattcagatagagaatgtaattttcaaatttacttttatcaccaattttgcttttttctcttggtattcttagttgaaagctaaacctaggaggttcatatgctaatttctatgccattgaagtccgcctcttctctcagggcattttgacagtttttcaccactagagggtgttagtttgtgtgtgtcatatagataacactgtgctcataaacatggagttccagtgagccagctctgattggctaaaatggatgtctgtcaaaagaactgcaataaggggtcagtttgcagaggcttagatacaaggtaatcacagaggtaaaaagtacattaatataaccgtgttggttatgcaaaactaggaaatgggtaataaagggattatctatcttttaaaacaacaacaattctggtgtagactgcccctttaaactccACTTAATTTTtagtgatgttaaatcctagcgtttgttatacgcttggatttaccatcactttaaatactacAAAAGGATAATAATTGAAGCCAAAGTTGCATTCCTGGAACATCCTCCCATTCTACTCCATATATGAGGATCCCAACAGTGATTGGAAGATACACAAGTATACTTGCTTCTCACCAGTTGTACACTTATATGGAGTAACACAGGGATgcactttgactatgtatttaacccatttgaagGGGCTGAACACATAGTAAAACAATGATGTTTACAAATAAGATACAAAATAGGGCAGCTGATTTttgctaaaatgtccctttaagtgataaaaatatatatatagtactagcCATGGGACAGATTGCTGATTTGCTAGCAGCACATCACACAGAATTACAGGTAATGAGAAAGAGACCAAACtgcaaatttgtttttcttttaacataAACGTTCTAAGTTTTAAATTCTACCTGTGAAAAAGTGCATTCTACGTATGACCACCAGAGGGCGTATTGCACTCGTCTCTCACCTAGCCAGAGCTTGCCCTCCAGGCCAGTAAATCGCCCAATAGGGATCTCCGTAGGGCCAAAGCTCAGGACGCGCATTCCAGAACGCGCAGCGTGGTGTGAAGAGCCGCAGACGGATTTCTGGAGTCAGGTGCTCAGTCACCTCCTCTGTATTGTGCAGTATGAAGCTCCGCAGGCAGGTGGCGCTGCTGCTGTGGCAGACGAAGGAAACAGGTCCAGTAGTGAGCGCTCTGAGCGTGTTCCTGTATAGAGTAAACATACTGG is part of the Bombina bombina isolate aBomBom1 chromosome 6, aBomBom1.pri, whole genome shotgun sequence genome and harbors:
- the ETFBKMT gene encoding electron transfer flavoprotein beta subunit lysine methyltransferase; the encoded protein is MFTLYRNTLRALTTGPVSFVCHSSSATCLRSFILHNTEEVTEHLTPEIRLRLFTPRCAFWNARPELWPYGDPYWAIYWPGGQALARYLLDNPEVVRKRDVLDLGSGCGATAIAAAMGGASYVLANDIDPVAGVAFSLNCQLNSLKPLAFHPENIIGQDLRNWSLIVLGDMFYDEDLSDQLHQWLRRCILKYGTRVLIGDPGRNQFLSHPIQKQLHNLAEYALPEATKQENYGLTTARVWSYEP